A stretch of DNA from Rattus rattus isolate New Zealand chromosome 1, Rrattus_CSIRO_v1, whole genome shotgun sequence:
ttctcattttctccagcAGTTGGATTGGAGACAGAGATCCATGTTCAGGCTCCTGATGCTGATGGAGTCATAGTGGAGTGTAATTCAAGAGGGTGGTTCCCAAAACCCCAAATGGAGTGGAGAGATAGTAATGGGGAAACACTTCGACACTCAATGAAATCATATTCACAGGATGAAGCCAGATTTTTCCACATGAAGATGGCTCTTCTCACAAACAGGTTACAGGGCAACATCATTTGCTGTATTTTTAACCCTGTAACAGGTGAAGAGAAGCAAACAAATATCATCCTAGCAAGTGAGTACTCTCATCAGGTTTGGCTGTTGATCTGGAAGCATAAAGACAAAATTAAGAAGGCAATAAGCATGAAAAAAGCTTATTATATTATGGAGTTCCCTTTGGGTTTTAGTAAGCAAGTATTGTCATGAGGTATGATGAGAGTATCAGAAGGCAAGTAGACAAAGACAAAGGCAGTCTATAATAAAAACACCTTGATTGACATTGAGAGTTATTTCAGTAGACATAATATTTTTGTGTAAGTTTAACAAGATATGTATTTTTGGTAACTAAGAATGTTGATATActtatttagttttattaatgttatttatgttatttatattttatctatgtGTTTTATCTACGTTCTTATAGATCTAgcaaatgaatatataattaacatcatgcttctaatttttatttcatttatttgtgtgtatgtgtgtgtgtgtgtgcacgtatgtgcacacatgtgagcatatATGATGAAgcatgtgtaaaggtcagagaataactttctTGAGTTAAGTTTTCTTCTCCCACATTGGGTTTCAGGgtttaaacttgggtcctcaagtTTTTGTGGCAAGTAGTTTTACTTACTGCACCCTACACttaatgatatttttacttttgtctattcatttatttttgattttgagaaAAAATCTCATCATGAAGTTCTGGCTGGACTGTATCTTCATCATTTACTAGGCTGGTCTCGAATGTACTCAGATcttcatgtgagtgctgggatggaaAGTATGTGGCATGGTGCCTGTGGCCAATCtgtatgaatgtttttttttctttttcttttttttacattatgaATCCTAAATGAGTTTAAGCAAAAAAGTTTTAGCATTATCATGCAATATTCAGTAGCATTCTTACATCTGAGTGTAGTGCTGAATGGTAGTCTACAGAATCCAGGAAAATCAGTAAGTAAGTAACATTGTAAGTAACATGTGTTACTAAAGCACAGACTGCTTACTCTTGTCTGTTGTTTGGACATGTAATATGTGAATACCAAAGATGAATCAGAAAGATTTTGTAGTgtatataaaaattatctttatctAACAAGGCTCTATTAAGGATGATTCTAGGAGAATGGTGTGGGGGTAACTGTACCTTAGATTTCATTTCTTACTTCATGGAATCATTTTTTAATATCAAgaggctctgtctctctctctctctctctctctctctctctctctctctctctctctccacttagaagattagaaaacaaacagaaaaataaatgtttccgtgtgtatatgtgaatatgtaagGAATTTTCTGGGATCACAGCAAAATTCATGAATTGAAGGCAGGTATGAAGACATATGCCTGTAAACCCTGAGGTAAGGATGATGGAGGGTTGAAGGACAGTCTAGGGTACAAAGTGAAAAcctgctgagagagagaaagagagagacagagacacagagagatattcTACAAATTCTGTGGAGATTTGGGATTTATGCATATGTTTTATACATAGTAAAACATATTTTAGAGTGATAACAAGGTGACAAAATGAATCTGACACAGGGACATTGTATAATGAATACATCATAGACATCAGATTCCAGGACTTTAAGGAGAATAAGGGTATTTAGGATCAGCAATTTCCCAAACCATTGATGTGGTTTATAGTGTTCATATTGGCTTTAAGAcattctgtcctttcttttaGATGAACTCTTTTATGAAGACCATATTTGGATGAAAATTTTAGTTATCATTGCATGCATAATACTCTTCATCATCAGCTTTCTTCTACTCATCAGCTGTTTTTGCAGAAGACAAGGTAATTATATGATGAAGGTAGAATAATTAAGAGatcttttaagaaattttattcCAAGTCATGTGAGTGTTAGGCAAAGCTAAATGGTATTGATCTTCCAGTGTGATGCTTATTACAAGCAGAATTATGATTATTTTTCATCTTAGAAATGTTGAATTTCATATTGAGAACATTGAGATTCCCAAGACATGGGCGTTCTTATGGATTGTGTCTATTGACATGCCTTATGACCTCTTAGTTCCCATAGTCACTTCTATAGCTCTAAAGAAGTATACAATGaagtaataaaatgaatgaaaaattaaaatttgaaattaaaggaataatttcctttttcagaAGTAGTTCAGTTCAAAATGGAATAGATTCAACTTGTGCTGCTTCAAATATAGATCTCCGAGTACAGCAACTTTATCTCATTCTGTTTTGCCACTGGTTACAAACCAAACTTTCAGATGGATCCCTGCTAAATAGATCAAGAGGTCATGAGATAGTGACTCCTACCTTTCAGGTTATTGCCTGTAGGCTAGTAAAATACAATCATGTGCACCTTGTTGTATATTCTACCTTTCTCTGTTCTAGGATGTGCATCTGGATACCTGTCtaaatgtttttgtgtgttcAACTCATGGCCGGTTCAAATACTGAATTTCTTATTCTGTACTGGACTACTCTTTGGTATATACTTACCTCACCGGTCCAGAGGTAAATGAGATTAGTAGTGGTGGGATATCCGTTACTTGACCTCATTTTGCTAAAACATTGTTTCCTGGAGACTTAGTTATGTGAGAATTACATCATTACCAGGAGAACCTGTGCTTTTAATGACATCTCACAAGACCATTTTCCGGCATTAAAATTGCAAATGTTAAGGACTAGAGGCACTCTCAGTGATTCCACAATGGTTCTAGCTGTGGTAGGTATCagagcttcctgctctttctaccacaaagagggaaacaaaagcatggtcagaaaATATGATCAAGTTTAGTGAATCACTTTTAAGTATTTAAGTATTGGTTTCACTTAACTTTCAGTATGAATCCATGACACCAAGTCAATTTTTACTGACTATTTGGGGTTCACAGTCTACATTGCACCATTATTGATCTTAATTTTTCCCAATGACTTCCACTGCTAATAAATATCCTGAACAAATATGCCCTTTAAGGGAATTTAAGAAACTTTGAAATCTTTCTGTGGGTGCATTTCTAATAAGATGTGGCTATTATCTAAAAGTGAATTAATTATTGATATAATTATGCTAATTGCTTTTGATGCTTTGGCAGCTCTCCATTATTTAGAGGCTTACAGGGAGATTCATGTAGAGAAGAGTTAACATCAATCAAagcaaagaaaattttcattattttattttatatttcatttcattttattatttttagcatGACATCCCAAGCAGAAGTGAGAAATTTAAAGTTATAGGGGTTCCAGCAAGGCTTTCATTATTCCTCTATTTCCCATTATCTTGCTAGATAGGTCCTGTAAAAGAATATGTATAGACAGGTATGTCAAACATCTCTACTGAAAATTATAGCATCTAACCTTGGAATTTATGAAaccaagggagaaaaagaaatccttcaTTATTGTGCAATTAAAATGAGTACATTGCTATTGAAAATATCAACACACAAATCCAAAGTGggaataaaccaaaccaaaccaaaccaaaccaaactaaactaaaccaaaccaaaccaaatcccaAATTCCTCAAAACATCTGCATTCAACTAAATTCTTCTTGCTTCTAAATATTCTGTAGGAGAAAATGTGAGGAGGCAAAGACTAGGACAAAGACCATTTCAGCTTTTGAATTATTCTTGATTATAAatgatcttttgaattttctgaaTACACAGAGATTACTTTGGAAAGGATTAACTGTAAATTGAGCTGGATTATATGTTGAATATATGTGTAATGCTTAAGTAACTACTAAGATGCAAATAATTtgcacatcattaaaaatagaaaaggcagCACTTGCTATTGAGTTGTGTGTTTCATATGTATTAACtttgagtatatgtatatatacatatactcatatattccATATATAGATTACAAATAATTTTCTTGTCCTCCCATTTCAGTAGTTGTCTTTTTACTcaggtttattttctttgttttccagaaGCTTCTGGTTTCCAGTAGTTTCTCCCAGTTTTGCTTcttttgtctctgtttcattGCAGAGACAAATGCCAACCATTACATGTTTAATCTGTTGAATTGATATTTTGGTATGTGACGTAATACAGAggtttgacatttttcttttacatgtggGCATCTAGTTTTCCCAGGACCACTCACTGACAGTAGTATTTTGTTTCCATTGCACATATATGGTGCCTTTGTCAACTTCAATTGATTACAAATAAATGGGTGTGTTTCTAGGCTCTCTGTGCTGTTCCATTGATGAATCCACCTGTTTTTGTGTCAGTGCTGCATTGTTTTCATGCTGTATCATTGCACTGGAGTTTGGAAGTTGGAGGTTTAGTCCAAAGGTATAGAGGTAGTCTAGCAAGCATAAAACTCTAGGTTTAGTCCTTGAAgctgaaaacaaaattatgtaGTTTGAATTATGACATCCtcaaatttgaattttatgtacAAGGTCTTTTAGCCTACTTGGGAATAAATTTCTGGTGCCATATGTGCTTCAGAattgtatttgatttttgtttatttattaaatttaaatgttctttttcttcagagtttCATACATGACTactataattatatcattttcactttttttctccCACTCCAAATCCTCTTGTGTCTCTTCAACCTTTCAAACGTATGAACACTTATTCATTAATAATTACTGGTtcttaatatatatgtttatatataatacataaatataatttgctGAGTTTGCTAAGTGctgcttatatgtatatgtgtttagggcTAAGAATTTGGTATTTGATAAACTTCTCAGGGGCTTCTCTCTGTagaagactgatttttttctctctgcagcCAACAATGGCCTGCAGCTCTTAATCTAGGGGTAGGGCCTTGTGGGATTTCTGCCAGCTATGTTGGCCCATCAGCTGTTACTCATTGTTCAGATCTTGCTGAAGAGACCATATTGTTGTTGACTTCTTGAGTGCCCCATCTTCCAAACCACTAACAATAGAGGTGTGCATCACAGTACTCACCCCTAATTAAAGACAATTGGTAGCATGCAATGgaatattaaatgttatttttaaaaaagttgacCCTGTTGTACACAGTCTCACTAGTTTCCTAATTTTGTCACCTTCTTTAGTCTCTCTTTCAGATCCCCAGTTTCCTTTATACAACAAATGGATAAAGGACTTGCTATTTGTGATACTTTTTCTGACAGTATTTTTTGTCTTACCAATCATTGCCTTAATATTAAGGCGACTTTCACCCACATGTCTGAATAAACAGTAGAAGAACAAGGATGTCATCATGGACAGCAAACCAGGACTGGGAAAGGCCCATAAAGTCTCAACCCTATATAGATAACATCCGAGAAAAAGCTGGGAGCAGGAAAGATAATTTCCACAGGAAGGAGCTGCCAACTGATTGTCCAGTGTCAAAACattagccctgaaaacatacataaaagtcACATTATGCAAGCTGAACAAGTTattttgggaatatatatattattacatttattatatgtacattatatatccACATGTGTACTATATGCATgcaataaaattattgaaaaaagagGTCATGGACTTAATGCTTAAGGAGGGTTGTATGGCAaggtttgaagggaagaaagtgaaaagaatattataattaaattataatttcaaatgttaacaaAAATCTtactaaaaatgagaaaagtcaTGACTGAGATATTCTACTTGTATAGATTtaattacatctttaaaaaatattattaattttaattaattcactttacatcccactcactgccctcctcttttcacccctcccacaatccttcccccatacatccttctcctttgagctggtgctcccctctccccatgtCTACCCACTTTGGAACTTCAAGgttctgcagggctaggcacttcctctcccattgagaccaAACAATGCAGCCTGGCTAGAAGACCTTATCTCATGAACAGGTAACAGCTTTTAGGATACCCTCTCCACAGTTGTTCAGAAACcagatgaagaccaagctgcacatatgctacatatgtgcaggaaggcctaggtccagtgtatgttctttggttggtggttcagactctgagagccccaagggtctaggttacttgactttgttggtcttcctgtggagttcctttcCTCTTCAGAGGAACACTCATTCCTCTTCTTTCATGAGAGTCTCCAGCTCCACccactgcttggctgtgggtatctataTCTGTCagagtcagcttctgggtggaggcttgcttctgtctgcaaacatagTAGAGTATCATTattagtgttagggattggtgcttgcccatgggatgtgtctcaagttgggccaggtATTGGTtggccttttcctcagtctctgctccatcccctatgctggcatttctttttttggggggggttcttaaattttcattatttatgaatcattttatttgtttatatttcaaatattatcctcttccCAATCTCCCCTTCATGCAccctccaccccttcccccttccctttgcctctaagagggtactcccccCACCTattcacccactcctacctcacccccTAGAATCCCCCTACTCTGATGCATCaggctttcacaggaccaagtgcctcccctcccactgatgccagatgaggcaatcctctgctacaaatgtaactggagccatgaacccatccatgtgtactctttgcttggtggtttagtgctAGGAACCATGTTCTGCAATTCCTCTCACCCTTCAATGGccatccattggggtccccagccTTATTCCAGTGGTTGgatgtatctgcatctgtcttagtcaggtgctggcagaacccctcagaggacagccataccatgCTCCTATTTGTaacacatcttggcatcagcaatcatGTTTGGGTTTGGTATTTACAGATGGAATTGATCACATGGTGGGGaggtctctgaatggccatcctttagtctttgttccattttgtccttgcatttcctttagacatggGCAATCCTGAGTTAAAATTTTTTTgataggtgggtggccccatctctccactGAAGAGCATGCTGGAGGTggtcttcaggttctatctccccactgttgggtatttcCACTAAGGTAATCCTCATTAGGtactgggagcctctcacatccttGATGTCTGGGACTAATTAAAAAGTGAGGTAtgaagctaaacaaaaaattctcagctgaggaaatggccaagaaacacttaaagaaatgatcaacttcattagtcatcaaggaaatgcaagtcaaaacaatcctgagatttcaccttacacgtcagaatggctaagattaaaaactgaggtgccaacagatgctggtaaggatatggagaaagaagaatactccagttgctggtgggattgcaagctggtacaaccactttaaatcaatctggtggtgtctcagagaATTTGGAATAGCTTTACcaaaagacccagctataccactcctggtcatatacccaaaagatgctccaaaacataacaaggacatgtgctccaacATCTTcttagcagccttctttataatacatgcctgcatttcttatagacaggataaattttgtgttaaaagttttgtggtacatctacacaatggaatattactcagctatcaaaaacaatgactttatgaaattcataggcaaatggatggaactggaaaatatcatcctgagtgatgtaacccaatcacagaaaaacacacatggtatgcactcattgataaatggttattagcccaaatgcttgactCTCATTTAGAAGGGGGATAAAATAGTCATAATA
This window harbors:
- the LOC116887447 gene encoding selection and upkeep of intraepithelial T-cells protein 7-like; the protein is MMKPEFSYFSGLCVYFLFLQVTISLEKWMVTTPTRHILARVGGQAELSCQVIPPQSVGHMEVRWFRSGHSQPVYLYRGGHSMSGEAAPEYANRTQFMKEAIGEGKVTLRIHNISILDDGPYRCSFNDSGFIDVASMNLNVTAVGLETEIHVQAPDADGVIVECNSRGWFPKPQMEWRDSNGETLRHSMKSYSQDEARFFHMKMALLTNRLQGNIICCIFNPVTGEEKQTNIILANELFYEDHIWMKILVIIACIILFIISFLLLISCFCRRQGCASGYLSKCFCVFNSWPVQILNFLFCTGLLFGIYLPHRSRVSLSDPQFPLYNKWIKDLLFVILFLTVFFVLPIIALILRRLSPTCLNKQ